A segment of the Triticum urartu cultivar G1812 chromosome 1, Tu2.1, whole genome shotgun sequence genome:
CAAATATTTTACATTGGCAGTAGTTCTGCCATCAAGCTTATGTGTAATGTATTCCTTAGAATGGTGTTTCAGCCATTTCTATGTAGGTGGCATGTGTGATGGCACGTATTTCAGCCATATCGACTTAGGTGGCATGTGTGCTGgcgcaagaaaaggaaggccctGAACTGAAAGGAGCAACATATATTAATGAAATGCCCTgaattgagagagagagagagagagagttcaATTTAATTTGTCTGGTTTAAATATTTATGAGTAATTTAATTTGTTTGACCTTGAGTGTTGACTTGCTTTTCAGTTGTCAACAATGTCCGTTTTGCTGAATGTACTTGCTTATCCTTCTACTGGACTACCATTGGTTCACTGTGTACATACACTTTCCAATTCTGTCTGTTTACTATCTTTTGTTATTATTTGTCTTGATAACTTGATGCTTTCTTCCTTGGTTGTTTAATCTTAACAGTTCCACATCCCACATCGAACCTTCCAGACTCATCCAAGTGACCATTTGCAACATCCTTTTCCGGACAATCTGGATTAGTTCAAGGTTTTCATCACTCTGGTGAGCATATGGTGCGCTAACTCGGTTAGCGCATTGACATAGTGCAACGCCCATTGATTAAACGTTTTTATCTCTTATCATTTTCTGCATTTTCAGGTCTGCACAACATTCATGGAAATTATAGTCTTCCAAAATATTCCTGGATCACTTGCAAAAAGGAATGCTGTGAAGAGTAGCGTTCCATCATCTGGGGTCCAACAACCCAGAGGGAGCATTTCTGGGAGATTTGCTGCAAACAGCCTTCCTGTTGTCATTCTCTGGTTCGAATGCCCACCTTTGTGGAGGTTTGCGGCATTGTTATTTATATACGTTCAACATCATGAACATGCATGTTAATTGGTTTGCAATCTAAGGAACAATTTTGTTGGCTTGATAAATTATAACATACTCTTGCTTTGGTTTCATGTGGAGGATGATGATTTTTACTGTTTTGGTATTATTGTTTCTTCTGCAGATTCCTCATGCACATTTAGCTGTCAGTGGTAGAGTAATGAATGTTGGTGGAGGTCAAGCATTTAGAAGTGGAATGAATATGGGTGGTACCATTCAAGGTTTATCCTCAAACTTGGGCACCAGTGGTAATCGAAATTATGTTCCTGGAAACCCAGCTTTGGGTCCACGTATTACAAACATTGTGCGCAGAAGTAACATTGGAATAAATATAAGCTCTGGTGGGTTGTCGGTGCCGATTATCTCATCACACATCGATTTTAGGGTCAATGCTGCAAGTGGAAGACTAAATGTGCAAGGATCCAACAGGATGATGAATGGCCTTATTCTGCAAGGTAGTTTAATTAACCATAGCTTGAATTTATTACTTAGTAGATTTATGTTAAGCTTCATGTTTTAGCTTGAAATACGAGTACTATTTATAGCATGTTTAACTATTGCTATTTTAGTGCTCTGTTCAGCGTGTACTTACCATATCTCCTGCTTTGAGCTGTCCCCTCACCCCTTGACTTTATCTTACCAAAAAAATGGCATATGAAATACTTAGTGAACATCCCGTATGATGAGATATTTTCTTGGGAAACACACTAGGTAGCCTTGATGTTAGTGCTTCATAAACTATGAATGAACCATGTGGTGCTGGAGTGTACTATAGAATTCATTTTTTTAAGCTACACTATCTGAATAATTAGACATTTTTTATCTATGTAAAATAAGAGCCAACTTATAGAATTTTGACCTTAAACATTGAAGTCCAACATAATATTATACTGCTGAATTTCTGTCATATCGATATTCTTCCTTTTGCAGGCATACATTGAATATATATGTTCTTGCTTTTCTTAGTGATCGTTGCTGTACCTATTTTGATTTCCTAGCCGCGCCTGTTGCTCTGCTCTCTGTTTGAAGATGACAAAGACGAAGAACATGGTGGTAGCGCAAATGTGATAGTAAATTCCATTACAATAAATATTTGTTGATTTATATGTATGGTTAGAAAATCATGCAGCTCTTTTGTGAAGAGTAGAACCTTTTATTCTATTCAGGGGTTTCTTCAAATTTGTGTTACAGCATATAAGCTTGCATCTGAATCGGGGCAATGCTGTAGGTATGCCTGATGGAGCGATTGGGTTGATGCTGATGCTGATATACTTCCCTAAGTTGCTCCAATCGGGAATGCAGATATACTTCCGTGAGTTGCTCCCCAAAACCAATCCCTTGCTCTTCTTTGCACCAATGGTACAAGAGATGCGAGCCATCCTTTTTACTGGATGTTCTCTTGATCGTTTCTTCCTATGGATTTTGTGGTTGCCAGATGTTCTCTCGCTGTGGATTGGTAAAAAGACTAACTCTTAATCAGGGCGCGCGATTTTGATGGAGGTTGTAGAACATTTTCATTAGGCATCAATTTTATTGCTGGTGCTTGTCTGGCTGTAAAATCTGCTCAATATGTATATTTTCCTTTCGTCGTTTTCCGATATAATACTGAACCTTTTGGAATATCTCTGTATATAAAAAAATGTGTTCTGTCTGCCGATTGAAATGGACCTAAATATGAATACGAACCAGTAATTTTTTGTGTTTTTATCACCATGTACATCAATAAATTTGCCGCCGCTGCTGCATCTCTCTCATGCTGCTGTTGCATCTATCTCGGTCGTTGTCGCACGTCGCCATCGAGGGATCCACGTGCCTCCTGCACACTGCCCTGAAGCCCCCTTTGCCATAAACACACGTCCATTGAGTCCTCTGTACATTGGAATGCACATGTTTGAACATGATAAAAGGTAGAAACATCAGGGAATGTACACTCTCCAGCTCTGAACTGCTCGGTAATGCAAGTTTGATCTCATTTAGCTTATCGTTGATCCTGGTGTTAGTTAACTTGTGAATTTAGGTGCAGAAGTATGGCACTATCATTTAGGTTTTTAGTCCTATGTGTATGAATTAGATGATTAAATTCATACAAAATTAGGAGCATAAGAAATCTATTATTGAAATTTATGGGTGGCATTCCTATGATACCTTTTTGATTATTTGAGCCGTAATAGAATCATATGAATATGTACAATCCAGAAAAGATGCATACAGAAGAAAGACAGATGAACCATCACAAGTCACATAATCATCTGTTCCTGGTTTATGGCAAGGGGTACAGATGATAGGAGGAAGGAGAGATGAGGTCACTTTCTTAATTCGAAGCATCACAAAAGGTTAGCATTACTATTCCATGGGATAATGAATTAAGGTTAATTTCATTTTAGAGGATAAAAGCAGCCCGTGGAGGGTGACCCGCACATACACTCGACAATtttttttgaagtgtttaacATCCCCTTGCGCTTGACAAGTGTGCCATGTGGTGATCGAGCTAATTATCGTGGGATTGAGCACATTCGAAGGCGTTATGATCAAGTGAACACCTCCACCATTAGTGAGGGTGAGAAAGAGGATAAGCGGTGATACTTTTTCTTGAGTCGTGCTTATTGGCTAAGGGTTTGGTTACATTTCTTTCTCCCATTGCAATGCACAGAAATTATACGCTGGCTCGGCCCCTGCTCCATCCTCTGTTGGAAATAATCACGATTAGGTGTCCCTGTCCCGTACGGATCTGTAGCGTTAGCCGAATCAGCTCTGTACTACTTAGATAGATCAGGCactataataataataataataataataataataataataataataataataataataataataataataataataataataatgccGAGAGACTATGTTTGAACCCCTAGAGATATTACAGTCATCGAATCAATCATGTTTGCCCCAAGAAAACCATATTCGTGGACATTGTAGATGCCTTGTTATCAAACGACGATCTGCAATGTCTTATGAAGGATGATGTGTTCTTACACGATGGTGTAAGACTAATTGCATAAAATTTGTGATTATTAATATAAACAATATATAATATCGCGTAAAACATAGATATAATCCATACGTGGAACTGCAGGTGATAAATGCTTACATATATTACATGCTGATTCACGACCATCTACGAGACAGGGCGGGTGGAAAGGTACATATTATTAGCACGTTCGTTTCTGGCCAGATAAAAGAAGACAGAGAAAGAGACATAGAACCATCAAAATATCGCCGCATCGTACATCATGTTAATACTTATGTACAACAAGATATGGTTAGTCTCGCCTCATCATCCATGCTTATCATGATGTATTTTTTTAATTAATCCATGTGTATAATGATTTGTTATAATTTATATCTAATTACGACTACAACTTATATGATTTTTACACCAGCGCTATTCATTCTGATTAACATTGAGCGGAGTCATTGGTATCTCGCAGTCGTCAATGCCCAAAAACATGAGATTCAAGTATTGGACTCGCTTGGTTCTCGGATCAATCGGAGTGACCTTACTGTTACGGTAACTACTATACTTTTTTGGTACTTTTGACATATGTTTGTTTGCCTTAACCTACTTTTCATATATAAAATAGTTACTAGGACTTGAGAAGCGTTTGAAACTTGGAGAACAAAGTCCGGAGTTTAATAAAGATCATGAGTGGTCTGATCTCAATGTTACAAAATGGAATGTCGTAGAACAGTTCCTAGAGGCAAAACAAACGGATGGGTAAGCACTTATCACAAATTGAAAATTATTTTCTTTGGTACTCATCAACATAAAAATATGATATATTATAACATATTGATAGTAAAATGTCGCACTGTATCTATTAGTTGATTCAAGCCATGTGGGTATAATGAACACAATTATTTTTTTTCGAAATGGTCTATTTATTTGATTCAGATGTGTGATATTCTAAAGTATTTTTTATGATATTATAGCGCATCTTGTGGACTGTTTATGCTAAATTTTATGGAATATTGGACAACAGATGTATTAACAGATCAGTTCACCCAGGTATTTCCTTTTATACATTATCTCATTATTTTATTGGAATAATGTTATATCGATTTTTTGTATATCTTGCAGGAGGATATCAAGCACTTTCGACGAAAATTAGTTGTCATTTTGCTCGATTCAGAACTGAATAAGCTAAAAAGATGTCCGATATACCATCAACCAGACATTAAAGAAAATGTATCGAAATCTGATCTCGAGCTCCTGGATAATCCACCGGATGGAGTCAAAGACAGACGTCCTAGCCCAATCCTCAGCATGCCCACGGATCAATTTGAATTGCTTGTCGGCCTTTGCAACTATATCATGTCCATTGATGATGCCAAGTGTTTGGAGTAAGTATCATTTATCAATATATAAGGTGCCAGTATACACTGTTGTTATTCTTACCATCCAATTCTCAGAAAAGAATGGGACCGAAGCTCGACACCCCGTCCAATGGGCTTAAGTCTCAAAAAACTTCAAAGCATACTTAACATGAAGCAGTCTATGGACAATGATTTTTCAACATTGCTGTGCGTATTCTGGCATGTGACGAGGGAGTATTGTTCACAGACCCTTCAATACACTACATGGATCTACAATTTTGTGTAAGTTATCATAATTATTCATTCAACATCATTAATATGAACATGTTTTTAAATAGTATTTTTTTACTCAGTCCATGCTGTGGGATTCAACACGAGATCAAAAGTTTTTGTGATAAGGAAACTATTCAGAAGTTGGCAACTTTGTTTGATAGCTGGCATGGGAGAGACAACAACATATTATCATGCAACATGGTAAGTAAGGTATTTTTCCATTGCTTGTCATGGTTTATTGTTGTCTGTAATACCTACCACTTGTAGATTTATCTTCCATATGAATCCATCGGTCGATACATCTTGTAGGTCATCGACAAAGAGGCATGTCATGTATCTATTCTGGATCCTATTCGTACAACACAAATGACGGAGATGAAAATTTTGAAGCACTTAGTGAAATTAAAAAGTTTTGCGAGGGAATTCAAAGAAACACTCGAAATAAAGCAACCAGGATGGCATTCTGATATATCAAAATGCCAACGTGTATTTCCTAATGGTATTCCAACGAGCATAGACGGGTAATAAATTTATCATACAAACATTTATTTTTATTATCACCATATTTAATACAATAACAATTTAGTAAATTACAGGGATTTGTCAGGTTTTTATGTCTTTCATTTTATGCTCTGGTGGAACGATAAAGACCTTGTGCAACCGGTTTGTGCAATGAGTATTGTGCGTTACACATGTTTTTAAATCTTCCATGTGAAGTATTCGTCCTAACTACGTATATGGCTTTTCCAGGATGGGTATGAGTTGAGGAAGCGGTTTTTATTATACTTGCTCAAACATCATGCGAATGAAGTTAAAGACAACTTGCCTGATATTGTGCGAGAATTTCTTAAGCGCATCAAGTAGATCTCAATATTCTATAATATATTTTTATTTGGATCATTACTTTATACGTATACGTTCTCAATTTGATATCTTGTTATGAGTTTACATTACAAGTTAATTGGACTTCAATTGTTATGCAATTGTGATCATGTTATATTGTCTCTACCCGCGATATTTAGCATGCATTATCTTTATGTGACTTCAACAAACTATACAAACTATTTCAGAAGCCCGTGGCAATCGCACGGGCACTCTACTAATTACTACCCTGGGATCAGGGCTATATATACCTGTAATCAATCAGCAGTCTGTTCGACGCATCCCCTCTCGAGGCTATATATACCTGTAGTCAATCATCGAGCTATATATACCTGTTCAAACAAGGAGGGGTCTGCACATGCCAACGTCTGACCACCGAACAACCCCAGTGGCAAGTTCACGCAACGACAAcaatcatcatcaatatcaagaGGCCCACAATTTATTTAAGAGCATAATATGGTGCAAGGCACAGGTAGAAAGGATTTATTTTTTCGAGCCACAGATAAAATTGAGCACATACAACAAGATGGCACAAgcaggtactccctccgttccgaattacttgtcgcaggtatggacaagtaatttagaacggagggagtagtaataTTGTCTCATGGCTGTGCCCAACCTACAGAAGTATGCCCGCCAAAAAAATTGCCCCAATTACAACAAATAATGTGATTATGTGATTATTGTAACAATGTCAAGAGTACCACAGCAAATGTAAGCTACGGTAGAAATTGCTTAAAACTCTGTCTACCAAAAACAACCACGGGAGTGCAAAGCTGCTGGAAAGTTATTAAATGTGTCGAATAAGGATTGATACTCTTGTCTCCAACTGGAGATCTTATATGCCAATCTTCTTCTGGTACTTCTGGATTTGATTCAAGAAGAGCCACGTCATCTGCAAAAAGTAATCACATGAGTATGCTGCATTGTAACGGATTGGAAACAAATGGCTATGATTGTCTGCCATAGGCCTTGCGCTCTAAGCTAATCAGCGTTTACCATGACATGCGGGGCGATCCTGACACAATATACAGGGAAGCCGGAGTAGAACTTAAATGGGCCACCGGTCTTCAAGGTTTGCATGGCGCAGTCCAAAGACCCAGTGTATGGGTACTTGCCAGTGGCATCAGGTTGCATCTTCTGAATTTGTGTTTTCACGTAATCAAAGGGCAGACTGCAAGCAGCCGCACAGAATCCAGAAATGGCACTGGCTCCTGCAAACCAAAAGTTAGGAAATTTTGTAAGTTCACTGATTGGCCTATACAAAAGGAACATCAGCAAACGTCTTCTCCTAACAGTGTAAAGAATCTTAAACAGCAATGAAAAGAAAGAATCCTAAACAATAATCTTACCAATAACAGTCTGATATTCCCCAGCACCCAATTTGTCTCTGAACAGCTCAACACTTTGATCATAGGACGCAAGCATACCCATATTCAGTGACATGGCTCTCACCACAGTTGGGCCTGCACCCTTCCAAAGCGCAAGGACGCCTTCATCAGCGGTGATACGGTAGAGTGCATGGAATGCATTCTTGTAGTGACGCCGCTGTGCTGCTGGTAGGGTCGAGTCAGCTTGCATCCTAATGAGTGCCAAATCAGCAGGACTGCCCACACATGCGCCAATCGCTCCAGCAGTCAGACCAATAAAAGCTTTCTGAACAAGTGGCAATGGCTTCCCATCATTTGCCTCAATTGCTTTGTTTGTCAAAACCCTGACAAGAAATATTACCAAATACAAAACTCCAAATAAGGATAAATCAACTAGAATCAATGCAACAATAAAACTTTTTTTCCTCAGTGAAATGAACTAATCCAACTTCATAACGATACAGCTGATTCAGACATTATAATGTAATAAACATTAATTCTAGTTATGGCAACAGCCAAGTATAATTAACATTTTGATAACAAAAAACTACAAGCCAAAGACATAATATCTCATGGTAATTATCCAGTCATATGAATTTATTTCAAAACAACAGACATCCTACTAGACAACTAGATATTGCTTCATCAATTATTGTGCAAGCAATGACTATTTATAGTACTATCAATTAAACAACCACGTTATACACACCTGAAGGATCCAAGACGAGCTGTCGTATAGGTCGCTTGCCTTAGTAAACCAGCTGACAAACCCTGTCAAAAAAAATGTAAAACTTGAAGCAACAAACCAATTCAAGAAGCACAAAATAATGTGCTGTTGTAGGTGAAATGCCAGCACATGTCATTGAGGTGTTCAGATCAAACTAGAAAACCAGCATCATCGATACAAACATCATTTACAAAAAACAAAGGTCTGAAAGATAGATATGTAACAGAGGATAGGATGGGATACTTATGATCTGAGCCATGCAAAATCTGTATTCAATTCCGTACTTCCCCATCCAATGGTTGTACTTGTAGATAAAGATTAGACTCCTACAATCACTGCTAAGCTTAGTAACTCTAATTTTTATTTATTATCTCTGATGTATTCCTCTACTTAAATGTGCATGAATGGAAACTGTGGTTTCTCATGCTTCATGTGGTATTTCGATCTAGAAAAACATTATGTTCTTTACTTTTGGAGTGAATATCCAGGAACCCCAAGCTCTGGGTGGTAGTCTCATAAAACACCAGCTTTTGGAAAATTTATCACATAACCACAGTTTATGGGATCACAAAAACTGACAAGACACGCCCACATGGCAAGGACACAGGAAGATTAAAGTAATTGGGCTTATGATTATACAAAATTGGAGATTTGCAAGAGGATATAATGAGAATATAATTGGTGGTGCAAATGGTACTATTTAGATTGATTAGTACATCTTGCCATAAAAGCTATGGTTATGTGctgaaatttcaaaaaaattggatTCAGTGTGACTATTGCCCCAAAGATTGGGTTTCCTTGATCTCTTACTTTTGAGTTCTGACAAATTCCAAACAATGATCAATATATCAACTTACAACTTTTTTTGTGATTGTAAATGTTTACTATAATCTTCTTCCAATATATTCAAGGTGAGAAAACATGCACAAATAAGAAACGATAGTTGTGAATACCAGATAATATTTACACGTTTAATTTATGTTTGTAAGCCGTGTTTTCCATGTGAACTGAGCAACTGACACTAGTACATGGCAAATGTACAGACGCCAGCAGAAAACACACAGAACAGTTCTGCAAAATATGAATAAAAACATCTGCAAGAACAAACCTTGTAAAAGGAACCAAGGCCCTCATTAGCATACATGGTCTTTGCGACCTGAGCTGCAGATCCCTCACCCAACTGGATCTTCACCTGAAACCAAAAACAGGAAAAGCTATATGAAATAGATATTTACACAATCTCTGTGTTTCAGCAAAAGCTATTAACATGGTTTATTTGTTGTGATCGTAAGACATAACATTCGACTCAACTCTCCAGCAAACACCCACTTAACTATGATGGCATGTTGGTCGATGCTTCCAAAACATAGTGGTGTGGACTAATTATGTATATGCTGG
Coding sequences within it:
- the LOC125552440 gene encoding uncharacterized protein LOC125552440 isoform X1, encoding MLNFMEYWTTDVLTDQFTQEDIKHFRRKLVVILLDSELNKLKRCPIYHQPDIKENVSKSDLELLDNPPDGVKDRRPSPILSMPTDQFELLVGLCNYIMSIDDAKCLEKEWDRSSTPRPMGLSLKKLQSILNMKQSMDNDFSTLLCVFWHVTREYCSQTLQYTTWIYNFVPCCGIQHEIKSFCDKETIQKLATLFDSWHGRDNNILSCNMVSKVIDKEACHVSILDPIRTTQMTEMKILKHLVKLKSFAREFKETLEIKQPGWHSDISKCQRVFPNGIPTSIDGDLSGFYVFHFMLWWNDKDLVQPVCAMSIDGYELRKRFLLYLLKHHANEVKDNLPDIVREFLKRIK
- the LOC125552440 gene encoding uncharacterized protein LOC125552440 isoform X2, whose amino-acid sequence is MLNFMEYWTTDVLTDQFTQEDIKHFRRKLVVILLDSELNKLKRCPIYHQPDIKENVSKSDLELLDNPPDGVKDRRPSPILSMPTDQFELLVGLCNYIMSIDDAKCLEKEWDRSSTPRPMGLSLKKLQSILNMKQSMDNDFSTLLCVFWHVTREYCSQTLQYTTWIYNFVPCCGIQHEIKSFCDKETIQKLATLFDSWHGRDNNILSCNMVIDKEACHVSILDPIRTTQMTEMKILKHLVKLKSFAREFKETLEIKQPGWHSDISKCQRVFPNGIPTSIDGDLSGFYVFHFMLWWNDKDLVQPVCAMSIDGYELRKRFLLYLLKHHANEVKDNLPDIVREFLKRIK
- the LOC125552539 gene encoding mitochondrial dicarboxylate/tricarboxylate transporter DTC-like, translating into MADAKQQQAAAPTGVWKTIKPFVNGGASGMLATCVIQPIDMIKVKIQLGEGSAAQVAKTMYANEGLGSFYKGLSAGLLRQATYTTARLGSFRVLTNKAIEANDGKPLPLVQKAFIGLTAGAIGACVGSPADLALIRMQADSTLPAAQRRHYKNAFHALYRITADEGVLALWKGAGPTVVRAMSLNMGMLASYDQSVELFRDKLGAGEYQTVIGASAISGFCAAACSLPFDYVKTQIQKMQPDATGKYPYTGSLDCAMQTLKTGGPFKFYSGFPVYCVRIAPHVMMTWLFLNQIQKYQKKIGI
- the LOC125552440 gene encoding uncharacterized protein LOC125552440 isoform X3, which codes for MLNFMEYWTTDVLTDQFTQEDIKHFRRKLVVILLDSELNKLKRCPIYHQPDIKENVSKSDLELLDNPPDGVKDRRPSPILSMPTDQFELLVGLCNYIMSIDDAKCLEKEWDRSSTPRPMGLSLKKLQSILNMKQSMDNDFSTLLCVFWHVTREYCSQTLQYTTWIYNFVPCCGIQHEIKSFCDKETIQKLATLFDSWHGRDNNILSCNMVSKVIDKEACHVSILDPIRTTQMTEMKILKHLVKLKSFAREFKETLEIKQPGWHSDISKCQRVFPNGIPTSIDGDLSGFYVFHFMLWWNDKDLVQPDGYELRKRFLLYLLKHHANEVKDNLPDIVREFLKRIK